A part of Nocardioides sp. WS12 genomic DNA contains:
- the eda gene encoding bifunctional 4-hydroxy-2-oxoglutarate aldolase/2-dehydro-3-deoxy-phosphogluconate aldolase, with amino-acid sequence MSTREGILDAVPVMPVVVISDLATAVPVAKALVAGGLPAIELTLRTPVALEALRAIAAEVPEILLGAGTITTPAQAAAAVEAGARFLVSPGLTPDLLTAMQETGVPFLPGTSTVSEVMRVLDAGLTEMKFFPAEAAGGAPYLKSVAGPLPQARFCPTGGITVDSASSYLGLSNVGCVGGSWITPADAIAAGDWERISKLAAKAASLG; translated from the coding sequence TTGTCCACTCGTGAGGGCATCCTCGACGCCGTCCCCGTGATGCCCGTCGTCGTGATCAGCGACCTCGCCACGGCCGTGCCGGTGGCGAAGGCCCTGGTCGCCGGCGGGCTACCTGCGATCGAACTCACCCTGCGCACCCCGGTGGCCCTCGAAGCGCTCCGGGCGATCGCCGCCGAAGTGCCCGAGATCCTGCTCGGCGCCGGCACCATCACGACGCCCGCGCAGGCTGCCGCGGCGGTCGAGGCAGGCGCGCGATTCCTCGTCTCCCCCGGTCTCACCCCGGACCTGCTGACCGCGATGCAGGAGACGGGGGTGCCGTTCCTGCCCGGCACGTCGACCGTCTCCGAGGTGATGCGGGTCCTCGACGCCGGACTCACCGAGATGAAGTTCTTCCCCGCTGAGGCGGCCGGCGGTGCGCCGTACCTGAAATCAGTGGCCGGCCCGCTGCCCCAGGCTCGCTTCTGCCCAACGGGCGGGATCACCGTCGACTCGGCGTCGTCCTACCTCGGGCTGTCGAACGTCGGGTGTGTCGGTGGCAGCTGGATCACGCCCGCCGACGCGATCGCGGCGGGCGACTGGGAGCGGATCAGCAAGCTCGCCGCGAAAGCCGCCTCGCTCGGCTGA
- a CDS encoding TIGR03086 family metal-binding protein, with protein MTTLDLGPATTTMRALVASVTDEQLSLPTPCTAYTVGDLVEHVGGLAVAFTGAARKQPVPGADQGGSGDASRLEAGWRDRIDADLVELAVAWRDPSAYDGMTAAGGIDLPGEIAASVALNEVVVHGWDLATALGQPFTATDVDVAGCMAFAEPFSTPETADQRGDAFGPVLPVADDAAPLTRLLAMMGRQG; from the coding sequence ATGACCACTCTCGATCTCGGACCGGCCACGACAACGATGCGTGCTCTGGTGGCCTCGGTGACTGACGAACAACTCAGCCTCCCGACGCCGTGCACGGCGTACACCGTTGGCGATCTCGTCGAACACGTCGGTGGACTGGCGGTCGCCTTCACCGGCGCTGCCCGCAAGCAGCCGGTTCCGGGCGCCGACCAGGGCGGCAGCGGCGACGCGTCGCGGCTGGAGGCCGGCTGGCGTGACCGCATCGATGCCGACCTCGTGGAGTTGGCCGTCGCGTGGCGCGACCCGTCGGCCTACGACGGCATGACGGCCGCCGGCGGCATCGACCTGCCCGGAGAGATCGCGGCGTCGGTGGCACTCAACGAGGTGGTCGTCCACGGATGGGACCTCGCGACCGCGCTGGGTCAGCCGTTCACCGCGACCGACGTCGACGTCGCCGGGTGCATGGCGTTCGCGGAGCCCTTCTCGACGCCGGAGACTGCCGACCAGCGCGGCGACGCCTTCGGGCCGGTGCTCCCGGTGGCCGACGACGCGGCGCCGCTCACCCGGCTGCTCGCGATGATGGGCCGCCAGGGCTGA
- the tadA gene encoding tRNA adenosine(34) deaminase TadA, with the protein MRAALAEATAAVASGDVPIGAVVLDPEGQIIGTGRNVREQDADPTGHAEVVALREAARARGEWRLTGCTLVVTLEPCTMCAGAVVLSRVDRLVFGAYDDKAGAVGSLWDVVRDRRLNHRPEVVAGVLADESAALLDKFFAEQRR; encoded by the coding sequence ATGCGCGCCGCACTCGCGGAGGCAACGGCCGCGGTCGCCTCGGGTGACGTGCCCATTGGCGCCGTCGTCCTCGACCCCGAGGGTCAGATCATCGGTACCGGCCGCAACGTCCGCGAGCAGGACGCCGACCCCACCGGCCACGCCGAGGTGGTCGCCCTGCGGGAGGCCGCCCGCGCCCGCGGTGAGTGGCGGCTGACCGGCTGCACGCTGGTGGTCACCCTCGAGCCGTGCACCATGTGCGCCGGAGCCGTGGTGCTGTCCCGGGTCGACCGCCTCGTCTTCGGTGCGTACGACGACAAGGCCGGTGCCGTGGGTTCGCTGTGGGACGTCGTACGCGATCGACGACTGAACCACCGTCCCGAGGTCGTCGCCGGGGTGCTGGCCGACGAGTCGGCCGCTCTGCTCGACAAGTTCTTCGCCGAACAGCGCCGATGA
- a CDS encoding tRNA adenosine deaminase-associated protein: MSASDAIDFALAAYREDGVWQVAELTPDHAVDVETLALALRRFPGDGGAVGLVAVDEDFFVVVRVAGPRTRVMLSDVSAATEWELAATVVEHLGLPLVDDEDEAEPAGDLELLSDLGVDAMDLAEILDDDELYPDEMLSEVARALGFGDLFDDVVGLTSA, from the coding sequence ATGTCCGCAAGCGACGCGATTGACTTCGCGCTGGCCGCCTACCGCGAGGATGGTGTCTGGCAGGTTGCCGAGCTGACCCCTGACCACGCGGTGGATGTCGAGACCCTGGCCTTGGCACTGCGCCGGTTCCCGGGTGACGGGGGAGCGGTCGGACTGGTGGCGGTGGACGAGGACTTCTTCGTCGTGGTCCGTGTCGCCGGTCCCCGGACCCGGGTGATGTTGTCCGACGTCAGCGCCGCGACCGAGTGGGAGTTGGCGGCCACGGTCGTCGAGCACCTCGGCCTGCCGCTGGTCGATGACGAGGACGAGGCCGAGCCCGCGGGCGACCTGGAGTTGCTCAGCGACCTCGGCGTCGACGCAATGGACCTCGCCGAGATCCTCGACGACGACGAGTTGTACCCCGACGAGATGCTGTCCGAGGTGGCCCGTGCCCTCGGCTTCGGTGACCTGTTCGACGACGTCGTCGGACTCACTTCGGCGTGA
- the upp gene encoding uracil phosphoribosyltransferase: MRTQVVDHPLVAHKLTVLRDQETDSPTFRSLTDELVTLLAYEATRDVRVEPCEIVTPVSPATGTRLATPRPLVVPILRAGLGMLDGMMRLLPTAEVGFLGMVRNEETLEAATYAERLPDDLSGRQCYVLDPMLATGGTLAAAIRFLVDRGADHITAVCLLVAPEGVARLEEELADLSIPVTVVTAALDERLNEKGYIVPGLGDAGDRLYGIAGG; this comes from the coding sequence ATGCGCACTCAGGTGGTGGACCACCCACTCGTCGCCCACAAGCTGACCGTGCTGCGGGACCAGGAGACGGACTCACCGACCTTCCGGTCCCTCACCGACGAACTGGTCACCCTGCTCGCCTACGAGGCCACCCGGGACGTCCGCGTCGAACCGTGCGAGATCGTCACGCCCGTCTCCCCCGCAACGGGAACGCGGCTCGCGACGCCCCGGCCGCTCGTCGTACCCATCCTGAGGGCGGGGCTCGGCATGCTCGACGGCATGATGCGGCTGCTGCCGACGGCCGAGGTCGGCTTCCTCGGCATGGTCCGCAACGAGGAGACCCTCGAGGCCGCGACGTACGCCGAACGGCTGCCCGACGACCTGTCCGGGCGGCAGTGCTACGTGCTCGATCCGATGCTCGCGACCGGCGGAACGCTCGCCGCGGCCATCCGCTTCCTCGTCGACCGTGGGGCAGATCACATCACCGCGGTCTGCCTCCTCGTCGCCCCCGAGGGCGTCGCCCGGCTCGAAGAGGAGCTCGCCGACCTCTCCATCCCGGTCACCGTGGTCACCGCAGCGCTCGATGAGCGGCTGAACGAGAAGGGCTACATCGTCCCGGGTCTCGGCGACGCCGGCGACCGGCTGTACGGGATCGCTGGGGGCTAG
- a CDS encoding Re/Si-specific NAD(P)(+) transhydrogenase subunit alpha — protein sequence MLIGIPRESKQGETLVAATAKTVTQLTNLGYDVVVESGAGNAADQPDSAFVDAGVRVGTSEEVWAADVVVKVNAPSAEEIGRLRRGATIISMMAPARSPELLEQLQAAGVTALAMDAVPRISRAQSMDVLSSMANVAGYRAVVESAHEFGRMFTGQVTAAGKIPPARVFVVGAGVAGLAAIGAASAMGAIVRAFDVRPEVAEQVESMGAQFVHVEMEQEVSSDGYAKEMSEAQVAATAAMYDEEAREADIVITTALIPGRPAPKLLSAETVAGMKNGSVIVDMAAANGGNATGTVTDEKIVTDNGVTILGYTDLAGRLAAQTSQLYGTNIVNLLKLLTPEKDGALALDFDDVVQRGITVVKEGESTWPPPAVQVSAAPAAAAAAPVAVAEPKKPLSAGAKVGLVLGAIGLFWLVNALAPTDELRRHFTVLMLSIVIGYYVIGKVAHALHTPLMSVTNAISGVVVVGALVQIATDDKLVLGMSAVAVLLASINVFGGFAVTRRMLAMFSKGA from the coding sequence ATGCTCATCGGCATCCCCCGCGAGTCGAAACAGGGCGAAACCCTTGTTGCGGCAACCGCGAAGACCGTAACCCAACTGACCAACCTCGGCTACGACGTCGTCGTCGAGTCAGGCGCCGGCAACGCTGCCGACCAGCCCGACTCCGCGTTCGTCGACGCAGGAGTGCGCGTCGGGACCTCGGAGGAGGTGTGGGCCGCTGACGTCGTCGTCAAGGTCAACGCGCCCTCGGCCGAGGAGATCGGTCGGCTCCGTCGCGGCGCCACGATCATCTCGATGATGGCTCCTGCGCGCAGCCCCGAACTGCTCGAGCAGCTCCAGGCCGCCGGCGTCACGGCGCTCGCCATGGACGCGGTGCCGCGGATCTCGCGCGCCCAGTCGATGGACGTGCTGTCCTCGATGGCGAACGTCGCCGGCTACCGCGCCGTCGTCGAGTCGGCCCACGAGTTCGGCCGGATGTTCACCGGCCAGGTGACGGCCGCGGGCAAGATCCCGCCGGCCCGCGTCTTCGTCGTCGGCGCCGGTGTTGCCGGTCTGGCCGCGATCGGTGCCGCATCGGCGATGGGCGCCATCGTGCGTGCCTTCGACGTGCGTCCCGAGGTCGCCGAGCAGGTCGAGTCGATGGGCGCCCAGTTCGTCCACGTCGAGATGGAGCAGGAAGTCTCCTCCGACGGCTACGCCAAGGAGATGTCCGAGGCACAGGTCGCCGCGACCGCAGCGATGTACGACGAGGAGGCCCGCGAGGCCGACATCGTCATCACCACGGCGCTGATCCCCGGACGGCCCGCGCCCAAGCTGCTGTCCGCCGAGACCGTCGCCGGCATGAAGAACGGCTCGGTCATCGTCGACATGGCGGCTGCCAACGGCGGTAACGCCACCGGCACCGTGACCGACGAGAAGATCGTGACCGACAACGGCGTCACGATCCTCGGCTACACCGACCTCGCTGGTCGCCTGGCTGCCCAGACCTCGCAGCTGTACGGCACCAACATCGTCAACCTGCTCAAGCTGCTGACCCCGGAGAAGGACGGCGCCCTGGCGCTCGACTTCGACGACGTCGTCCAGCGCGGCATCACGGTCGTGAAGGAAGGCGAGTCCACGTGGCCGCCGCCGGCCGTGCAGGTCTCGGCCGCTCCGGCGGCCGCGGCTGCCGCACCGGTGGCCGTGGCCGAGCCGAAGAAGCCGCTCTCGGCAGGCGCCAAGGTCGGCCTGGTGCTCGGTGCGATCGGCTTGTTCTGGCTGGTCAACGCGCTCGCCCCGACCGATGAACTGCGTCGTCACTTCACCGTGCTGATGCTCTCGATCGTGATCGGCTACTACGTCATCGGCAAGGTCGCGCACGCGCTGCACACACCGCTGATGTCGGTCACCAACGCCATCTCCGGCGTGGTCGTGGTCGGCGCCCTGGTGCAGATCGCCACCGACGACAAGTTGGTGCTCGGCATGTCCGCCGTTGCCGTCCTGCTCGCGTCGATCAATGTCTTCGGTGGGTTCGCGGTCACCCGCCGCATGCTCGCGATGTTCAGCAAGGGAGCCTGA
- the pntB gene encoding Re/Si-specific NAD(P)(+) transhydrogenase subunit beta, with product MDITSITGAAYIIAALLFILSLAGLSTHQSAKNGLTYGIVGMAVALIATVAAVVDVSEFLDNRALVIILMLAAIAIGAAIGLWRAKIVEMTGMPELIAALHSFVGLAAVLIGWNGHILGSHDSMASLINIHEAEVAIGIFIGAVTFTGSIVANLKLSAKISSAPLMLPGKNLINVGSLVLFAILTAIYVSLETHDNTSADILLGVLTVLALALGWHLVASIGGGDMPVVVSMLNSYSGWAAAASGFLLGNDLLIVTGALVGSSGAYLSYIMCKAMNRSFISVIAGGFGIAAPAGEDKDYGEHREIQAEAAAELLSNASSVVITPGYGMAVAQAQYPVADLTAKLRAKGITVRFGIHPVAGRLPGHMNVLLAEAKVPYDIVLEMDEINDDFPETDVVLVIGANDTVNPSAAEDPTSPIAGMPVLEVWNAKDVIVFKRSMAAGYAGVQNPLFFRENSQMLFGDAKDRVEDIVRHLGD from the coding sequence ATGGACATCACCTCCATCACCGGTGCGGCGTACATCATTGCTGCGCTGCTGTTCATTCTGTCGCTGGCAGGCCTCTCGACGCACCAGTCGGCCAAGAACGGCCTGACCTACGGCATCGTCGGCATGGCTGTCGCACTCATCGCCACGGTGGCTGCCGTCGTCGACGTCAGCGAGTTCCTCGACAACCGCGCGCTCGTCATCATCCTCATGCTCGCCGCGATCGCCATCGGTGCCGCGATCGGCCTGTGGCGCGCGAAGATCGTCGAGATGACCGGCATGCCCGAGCTCATCGCCGCCCTCCACTCGTTCGTCGGTCTCGCGGCCGTACTGATCGGCTGGAACGGTCACATCCTCGGCTCGCACGACTCCATGGCGAGCCTGATCAACATCCACGAGGCCGAGGTCGCGATCGGCATCTTCATCGGTGCCGTCACCTTCACCGGCTCGATCGTCGCCAACCTGAAGCTGTCGGCGAAGATCTCCTCGGCCCCGCTGATGCTGCCCGGCAAGAACCTGATCAACGTTGGCTCGCTCGTGCTGTTCGCGATCCTCACGGCGATCTACGTGTCGCTCGAGACCCACGACAACACGTCGGCCGACATCCTCCTCGGCGTGCTGACCGTCCTGGCCCTCGCGCTCGGCTGGCACCTCGTCGCCTCCATCGGCGGCGGCGACATGCCGGTCGTGGTCTCGATGCTCAACTCGTACTCCGGTTGGGCCGCAGCCGCGTCGGGCTTCCTGCTCGGCAACGACCTGCTGATCGTGACCGGTGCGCTGGTCGGGTCCTCCGGTGCCTACCTGTCCTACATCATGTGCAAGGCGATGAACCGCTCGTTCATCTCCGTCATCGCTGGTGGCTTCGGCATCGCCGCCCCCGCGGGCGAGGACAAGGACTACGGCGAGCACCGCGAAATCCAGGCCGAGGCCGCAGCCGAGTTGCTGTCGAACGCCTCGTCCGTGGTCATCACGCCCGGTTACGGCATGGCCGTGGCGCAGGCGCAGTACCCGGTCGCCGACCTCACCGCGAAGCTGCGGGCCAAGGGCATCACCGTCCGCTTCGGCATCCACCCCGTCGCGGGTCGCCTGCCGGGCCACATGAACGTGCTGCTGGCCGAGGCCAAGGTGCCCTACGACATCGTGCTCGAGATGGACGAGATCAACGACGACTTCCCGGAGACCGACGTCGTGCTGGTCATTGGCGCCAACGACACCGTGAACCCGTCCGCCGCGGAGGACCCGACCTCCCCGATCGCCGGCATGCCGGTGCTCGAGGTCTGGAACGCCAAGGACGTCATCGTATTCAAGCGCTCCATGGCCGCCGGCTACGCCGGTGTCCAGAACCCGCTCTTCTTCCGCGAGAACAGCCAGATGCTGTTCGGTGACGCGAAGGACCGGGTCGAGGACATCGTCCGCCACCTCGGCGACTGA
- a CDS encoding adenylate kinase, whose amino-acid sequence MRLLLMGPPGAGKGTQSAALAAHHRIPAIATGDIFRAQVKDRTSLGTTAQAYMDRGEYVPDEVTNAMVAVRLAEPDCTDGFLLDGYPRTVEQAVELDAMLAVAEATLDAVVVLTVDPEELVGRLRRRAELEGRADDTETVVRRRLEVYAEQTAPLVELYAARGLVREIDGTGTVAEIAARIDEALAQRLV is encoded by the coding sequence ATGCGACTTCTCCTGATGGGCCCGCCCGGAGCCGGCAAGGGCACCCAGTCGGCCGCACTCGCCGCTCACCATCGCATCCCGGCGATCGCCACCGGCGACATCTTCCGCGCGCAGGTCAAGGACCGTACGTCGCTCGGCACGACGGCTCAGGCCTACATGGATCGCGGCGAGTACGTGCCGGACGAGGTGACCAACGCGATGGTCGCGGTGCGGCTCGCCGAGCCCGACTGCACGGACGGCTTCCTGCTGGACGGCTATCCGCGCACCGTTGAGCAAGCCGTCGAGCTCGACGCGATGCTGGCCGTGGCCGAAGCCACGCTCGACGCAGTCGTCGTGCTGACGGTGGATCCCGAGGAGCTCGTCGGACGATTGCGACGGCGCGCCGAACTGGAAGGTCGCGCCGACGACACCGAAACGGTCGTTCGTCGCCGCCTGGAGGTGTACGCCGAGCAGACCGCTCCGCTCGTCGAGTTGTACGCCGCGCGCGGGCTGGTCCGGGAGATTGACGGAACCGGCACGGTCGCGGAGATCGCGGCACGGATCGACGAAGCCCTGGCCCAGCGGCTGGTCTGA
- the thpR gene encoding RNA 2',3'-cyclic phosphodiesterase: MRLFAAAVPSLDAVEHLDTFLDPRRDAGEFRWTRPEQFHITLAFMGDASHLRVEEYVERLATSLDGLAVAELHLAGAVAFPNVAEARVLATGVAPNDSLETAAVRARSAAVVSGIEVDGQRFRPHVTVARTGGRFVEMSNWVRLLDTYEGPSWSFDSVAVIASHLGEGPRRSPRYETIAAIEF, encoded by the coding sequence ATGAGGCTCTTCGCGGCCGCCGTGCCGTCCCTCGACGCCGTCGAGCACCTCGACACCTTCCTCGACCCACGTCGCGACGCCGGCGAGTTCCGCTGGACCCGTCCCGAGCAGTTCCACATCACGCTGGCGTTCATGGGGGATGCCTCCCACCTCCGTGTGGAGGAGTACGTCGAAAGGCTGGCCACGTCACTTGACGGGCTCGCCGTAGCCGAGCTCCACCTGGCCGGCGCCGTCGCTTTCCCGAACGTCGCCGAGGCGCGGGTCCTGGCCACCGGCGTCGCGCCGAACGACTCCCTGGAGACCGCCGCCGTCCGGGCCCGGAGCGCTGCCGTGGTCAGTGGCATCGAGGTCGACGGGCAGCGTTTCCGGCCGCACGTGACGGTGGCCCGGACCGGCGGCAGGTTCGTCGAGATGAGCAACTGGGTGCGGCTCCTGGACACCTATGAGGGCCCGTCCTGGAGTTTCGACTCGGTCGCGGTGATCGCCTCCCACCTCGGTGAGGGTCCGCGCCGCTCGCCGCGCTACGAGACGATTGCCGCGATCGAGTTCTGA
- a CDS encoding VIT family protein translates to MSESSGMPAPAVDDIGPHEDEPHQEGFNNRLNWLRAGVLGANDGIVSVAGIVLGVAGATTDRTAIVIAGIAGLVAGAMSMAAGEYVSVSTQRDSEEALLAKERRELREDPEDELAELAGIYVDKGLESDLALEVARQLTAKDALGAHAEAELGIDPDDLTSPWKAAVVSMVAFTLGALLPLLTILLVTADLRVAVTVVAVVLALVLTGWLSARFGYGSPSRAVLRNVVGGLIAMAVTYGIGQLVGAQV, encoded by the coding sequence GTGAGCGAATCGAGTGGGATGCCCGCGCCGGCTGTGGACGACATCGGTCCCCACGAGGACGAGCCGCACCAGGAGGGCTTCAACAACCGTCTGAACTGGCTGCGAGCGGGGGTACTGGGGGCGAACGACGGCATCGTCTCGGTCGCCGGCATCGTCCTCGGTGTCGCCGGCGCGACGACCGACCGCACTGCGATCGTCATCGCCGGCATCGCGGGCCTGGTCGCCGGCGCGATGAGCATGGCGGCGGGTGAGTACGTCTCGGTGAGCACCCAGCGCGACTCCGAGGAGGCGCTGCTCGCCAAGGAGCGCCGCGAGCTGCGTGAAGACCCGGAGGACGAGCTCGCCGAACTGGCCGGCATCTACGTCGACAAGGGACTCGAGTCGGACCTCGCGCTCGAGGTCGCTCGCCAGCTGACCGCGAAGGACGCCCTCGGTGCGCACGCGGAGGCCGAGCTCGGCATCGACCCCGACGACCTCACCAGTCCGTGGAAGGCCGCTGTCGTGTCGATGGTGGCGTTCACCCTCGGCGCCCTGCTGCCCCTGCTGACGATCCTGCTGGTCACCGCAGACCTGCGCGTCGCCGTCACCGTCGTGGCGGTCGTTCTCGCCCTGGTCCTGACCGGATGGCTCAGCGCGCGCTTCGGCTACGGCTCACCGAGTCGGGCGGTGCTGCGCAATGTCGTCGGCGGACTCATCGCGATGGCGGTCACCTACGGCATCGGCCAGCTGGTCGGCGCGCAGGTATGA
- a CDS encoding acyl-CoA dehydrogenase family protein: MKREIYDEDHEAFRSSVKEFIDRSVLPHTEEHIAAKALPREFWLEAGKQGLLGLEVPEQYGGAEAGDFRFNAVLQEELAKVGAAYPTCHGIHADITAPYIVELGTEEQKERWLPGVVSGEILLGIGMTEPSGGSDLANLKSTAVRDGDEWIINGSKTFITNGYSGDLFVTAVRTDPERGPKGITLFGIEATKEGFSRGRKLDKVGMEESDTAELFFENVRVTDAEIIGELNMGFIHMMQKLPQERLGCAVANVAQAKQILIETLQYTKDRQAFGQSIGKFQSNKFLLAELFTQIEVAEAYIDKCVLAHSKGELTAIDASKAKWWSSQAQSEVLDACVQLHGGYGFMNEYRVARAWRDARVTKIWAGSNEIMKELIGRDLGL; this comes from the coding sequence ATGAAGCGCGAGATCTATGACGAGGACCACGAGGCGTTCCGGTCGTCCGTGAAGGAGTTCATCGACCGGTCGGTCCTGCCGCACACCGAGGAGCACATCGCCGCGAAGGCGCTGCCGCGCGAGTTCTGGCTCGAAGCCGGCAAGCAGGGCCTGCTCGGCCTCGAGGTCCCGGAGCAGTACGGCGGCGCCGAAGCCGGCGACTTCCGGTTCAACGCCGTCCTGCAGGAGGAGCTCGCCAAGGTCGGCGCGGCGTACCCCACCTGCCACGGCATCCACGCCGACATCACGGCGCCGTACATCGTCGAACTGGGCACCGAGGAGCAGAAGGAACGCTGGCTCCCGGGTGTCGTCTCCGGTGAGATCCTGCTCGGCATCGGCATGACCGAGCCGTCTGGCGGCTCCGACCTCGCCAACCTGAAGTCCACCGCGGTCCGCGACGGCGACGAGTGGATCATCAACGGCTCGAAGACCTTCATCACCAACGGCTACTCCGGCGACCTGTTCGTCACCGCCGTCCGTACCGACCCGGAGCGGGGCCCGAAGGGCATCACGCTGTTCGGCATCGAGGCGACCAAGGAGGGATTCTCCCGCGGCCGCAAGCTCGACAAGGTCGGCATGGAGGAGTCCGACACCGCCGAGCTCTTCTTCGAGAACGTCCGCGTCACCGACGCCGAGATCATCGGCGAGCTCAACATGGGCTTCATCCACATGATGCAGAAGCTCCCGCAGGAGCGCCTCGGCTGCGCCGTCGCCAACGTCGCGCAGGCCAAGCAGATCCTCATCGAGACGCTGCAGTACACCAAGGACCGCCAGGCGTTCGGCCAGTCGATCGGCAAGTTCCAGAGCAACAAGTTCCTGCTCGCCGAACTCTTCACGCAGATCGAGGTCGCCGAGGCGTACATCGACAAGTGCGTCCTCGCGCACAGCAAGGGCGAGCTCACCGCCATCGACGCCTCCAAGGCGAAGTGGTGGTCCAGCCAGGCCCAGAGCGAGGTCCTCGACGCCTGCGTCCAGCTGCACGGTGGCTACGGCTTCATGAACGAGTACCGGGTCGCCCGCGCCTGGCGCGACGCCCGCGTCACCAAGATCTGGGCAGGCTCCAACGAGATCATGAAGGAACTGATCGGGCGCGACCTCGGGCTCTGA
- a CDS encoding MFS transporter: MTASRASVGLRSQRGPILGAVMLSTALVAIDTTILATAVPAIVEDLGGFTQFPWLFSAYLLAQAVTTPIYGKLADVFGRKPLMLFGIGLFVLGSVLCALSWSMTALIVFRGIQGLGAGAIQPAAVTIMGDIYSVAERAIAQGYVAGVWAMSAVVGPTLGGLLSEHASWRWIFWVNVPLGALAAIVLYRRFDEPAREPGAERRSIDVGGAVLLAGAALLLLLGLLEGGLRWPWWSPAGVGIFVASAVLLAAFVAVERRVPDPVLPLWVFSNRVLNAATIGAFVVGMVMLGVTSYVPVYAQRVLGAGAVVAGLAVAALAIGWPIAASTAGRVYLRWGYRPCLLAGAAFGLVGTSIVASVGPGSPVGVLALGCLILGLGLGYVASPSIIAAQSAVRWRDRGVATGANVFARSVGSAVGVAAFGAVANGVVAARLGGGHHAGDVDLDALPISILDPALHTVFVVVAFTSIALVVAGLVMPSRVSAVEE, encoded by the coding sequence ATGACCGCGTCCCGCGCCAGCGTGGGGCTGCGCAGCCAGCGGGGTCCAATCCTCGGCGCGGTGATGCTGAGCACCGCGCTGGTCGCGATCGACACCACGATCCTGGCCACCGCCGTACCCGCCATCGTCGAGGACCTCGGCGGCTTCACGCAGTTCCCGTGGCTGTTCTCGGCGTACCTCCTCGCGCAGGCCGTCACCACGCCGATCTACGGCAAACTGGCCGACGTCTTCGGCCGCAAGCCGCTGATGCTGTTCGGCATCGGGCTGTTCGTCCTCGGCTCGGTGCTGTGCGCCCTGTCGTGGAGCATGACGGCGCTCATCGTGTTCCGCGGGATCCAGGGGCTCGGCGCCGGCGCGATCCAACCGGCCGCCGTCACGATCATGGGCGACATCTACTCCGTCGCCGAGCGCGCCATCGCGCAGGGCTACGTGGCGGGCGTGTGGGCGATGTCGGCCGTGGTCGGCCCGACCCTGGGCGGCCTGCTCTCCGAGCACGCGTCGTGGCGCTGGATCTTCTGGGTCAACGTCCCGCTCGGTGCGCTGGCGGCCATCGTGCTCTACCGCCGCTTCGACGAACCGGCCCGCGAACCGGGGGCGGAGCGGCGATCCATCGACGTCGGGGGCGCCGTCCTGCTGGCCGGCGCTGCGCTCCTGTTGCTGCTCGGCCTGCTCGAGGGCGGCCTCCGCTGGCCCTGGTGGTCGCCGGCCGGCGTGGGCATCTTCGTCGCATCCGCCGTCCTCCTCGCCGCTTTCGTCGCGGTCGAACGGCGGGTGCCCGACCCGGTGCTGCCCCTGTGGGTGTTCAGCAACCGCGTCCTGAATGCCGCGACCATCGGCGCCTTCGTGGTCGGCATGGTGATGCTCGGCGTGACGTCGTACGTCCCGGTCTATGCCCAACGCGTCCTGGGCGCCGGCGCGGTCGTGGCCGGTCTCGCCGTCGCGGCGCTCGCCATCGGCTGGCCGATCGCTGCGAGTACCGCGGGCCGGGTCTACCTGCGCTGGGGCTACCGGCCGTGCCTGCTCGCCGGGGCCGCGTTCGGTCTCGTGGGCACCAGCATCGTCGCCAGCGTCGGCCCGGGCAGTCCCGTGGGGGTCCTCGCGCTCGGCTGCCTGATCCTCGGCCTGGGCCTCGGGTACGTCGCCAGCCCCAGCATCATCGCGGCCCAGTCGGCCGTCCGGTGGCGCGATCGTGGCGTGGCCACGGGCGCCAACGTGTTCGCCCGGTCGGTCGGCAGCGCCGTGGGTGTCGCCGCCTTCGGTGCCGTCGCGAACGGCGTGGTGGCCGCCAGGCTCGGCGGAGGCCACCACGCCGGCGACGTCGACCTCGATGCCCTGCCGATCAGCATCCTCGACCCGGCCCTGCACACGGTCTTCGTCGTTGTGGCGTTCACGTCGATCGCCCTGGTGGTGGCCGGACTGGTGATGCCGTCGCGCGTCTCGGCGGTGGAGGAGTAG